Proteins encoded within one genomic window of Streptomyces sp. NBC_01314:
- a CDS encoding putative baseplate assembly protein, whose product MALPSPNLDDRRFQQFVDDAKRYIQQRAPEWTDHNVSDPGVTLVETVAHMADQIVYRLNRVPEKNHLAFLDLVGITLFPPSAARTDVTFWLSAPQEEPVPLPVGTEVATLRTESEEAVVFATERELSVVPCELRHLVTQRPGEPVADRTADLAEGKDLMCFAESPRPGDCMLFGLTAAVPYCAIVLELDSVVDGVGVDPRQPPLVWEAWTEDGWTVCEIDRDGTGGLNRPGEVILHMPGGHTLSRTGGQEAGWLRCRVTEPLPGQPFYTTSPTVRAAEAFTIGGTTTAVHAETVYDEALGESTGLPGQRLRLAHFPVVGDTPPVVLQTAEHDGWTDWDVVPSFAASASYDRHITLDSATGEIAFGPAVREPDGTLREYGAVAPKGAVIRAVRYRTGGGRAGNVARGAIRVLRTSVPYVSEVVNREAARGGVDAETVEEAKVRAPITLRAQERAVTLRDYEELARRAAPETARITCLEGEEGEHGAYAVRVLVVPQAVPDPGGRLRFEQLVPGDALLRRITRHLDERRLIGTRLAVGPPFYQGITVVATLHAFRGTDTDRVRRQAHDALYRHLDPLTGGADGRGWPFGRPVQSGEVFAVLQRVPGVELVDDVQLHPADPLTGKRGDPTNRIDLSPPSLVFSFDHRVRVIGDKP is encoded by the coding sequence ATGGCCCTGCCCTCCCCGAACCTCGACGACCGCCGCTTCCAGCAGTTCGTCGACGACGCCAAGCGCTACATCCAGCAGCGCGCCCCGGAGTGGACCGACCACAACGTCTCCGACCCCGGCGTCACCCTGGTGGAGACGGTCGCCCACATGGCCGACCAGATCGTCTACCGGCTCAACCGGGTGCCGGAGAAGAACCATCTGGCGTTCCTGGACCTGGTGGGCATCACCCTCTTCCCGCCCTCGGCCGCCCGCACGGACGTGACCTTCTGGCTGTCCGCGCCGCAGGAGGAGCCGGTGCCACTGCCCGTGGGCACCGAGGTCGCCACCCTGCGCACGGAGAGCGAGGAGGCGGTCGTCTTCGCCACCGAGCGCGAACTGTCCGTCGTGCCCTGCGAGTTGCGGCACCTGGTCACCCAGCGGCCCGGTGAGCCGGTCGCCGACCGGACGGCCGACCTCGCCGAGGGCAAGGACCTGATGTGCTTCGCCGAGTCCCCGCGGCCCGGCGACTGCATGCTGTTCGGGCTGACCGCCGCCGTGCCGTACTGCGCGATCGTGCTGGAACTGGACAGCGTGGTCGACGGCGTCGGCGTGGATCCGCGGCAGCCTCCGCTGGTCTGGGAGGCGTGGACCGAGGACGGCTGGACGGTGTGCGAGATCGACCGCGACGGCACGGGAGGCCTCAACCGGCCGGGCGAGGTGATCCTGCACATGCCGGGCGGGCACACCCTGTCCCGCACCGGCGGACAGGAGGCCGGCTGGCTGCGCTGCCGGGTCACCGAGCCCCTGCCCGGCCAGCCCTTCTACACCACCTCGCCGACGGTCCGCGCGGCCGAGGCCTTCACCATCGGCGGCACCACCACCGCCGTCCATGCCGAGACCGTGTACGACGAGGCCCTCGGCGAGTCCACCGGCCTGCCCGGACAGCGGCTGCGCCTGGCCCACTTCCCCGTGGTGGGCGACACCCCGCCCGTGGTGCTCCAGACCGCCGAGCACGACGGCTGGACCGACTGGGACGTCGTCCCGTCCTTCGCCGCGTCCGCCTCCTACGACCGGCACATCACCCTCGACTCCGCCACCGGCGAGATCGCCTTCGGCCCGGCGGTACGGGAGCCCGACGGCACCCTGCGCGAGTACGGCGCCGTCGCGCCCAAGGGCGCCGTCATCCGCGCCGTGCGCTACCGCACCGGCGGCGGCAGGGCCGGCAACGTCGCCCGGGGCGCCATCCGGGTGCTGCGCACCTCCGTCCCGTACGTCTCCGAGGTCGTCAACCGGGAAGCCGCGCGCGGCGGGGTGGACGCCGAGACCGTGGAGGAGGCGAAGGTCCGGGCCCCGATCACCCTGCGCGCCCAGGAACGCGCGGTGACCCTGCGCGACTACGAGGAACTCGCCCGCCGCGCGGCCCCCGAGACCGCCCGCATCACCTGTCTGGAGGGCGAGGAGGGCGAGCACGGGGCGTACGCGGTACGGGTGTTGGTGGTCCCGCAGGCCGTCCCCGACCCGGGCGGCCGCCTCCGCTTCGAGCAACTGGTCCCCGGCGACGCGCTGTTGCGCCGCATCACCCGTCACCTGGACGAACGCCGCCTGATCGGCACGCGTCTCGCGGTCGGTCCGCCCTTCTACCAGGGGATCACCGTCGTCGCGACGCTGCACGCCTTCCGCGGCACCGACACCGACCGGGTCCGCAGGCAGGCCCATGACGCGCTGTATCGCCACCTCGACCCGCTGACCGGCGGCGCCGACGGCCGCGGCTGGCCCTTCGGCCGCCCGGTCCAGTCCGGCGAGGTCTTCGCCGTCCTCCAACGCGTCCCCGGCGTCGAACTCGTCGACGACGTCCAGCTCCACCCCGCCGACCCCCTCACCGGCAAGCGCGGCGACCCCACCAACCGCATCGACCTCTCCCCGCCGTCCCTGGTCTTCTCCTTCGACCACCGCGTCCGAGTGATCGGGGACAAGCCATGA
- a CDS encoding phage tail protein has translation MRGSIDGLGSPTPIGTMLPAVFADDDLAQRFIGGLDDVLAPILSVLDCLDSYFTPSLAPLDFTQWLAGWVGAETDGTEPEARLRAAVAAAAYLHRVRGTRRGLSEAVRLVFGVTPEITESGAATWDARPLGPVPGEARPRLHVALRLPDPTPADEHRLDSLVAAARPAHMPYTVQVTAAERIPER, from the coding sequence ATGAGAGGCTCCATCGACGGCCTCGGCTCCCCCACCCCCATCGGCACCATGCTCCCCGCCGTGTTCGCCGACGACGACCTCGCCCAACGCTTCATCGGCGGCCTGGACGACGTACTCGCCCCGATCCTGTCCGTCCTCGACTGTCTGGACTCCTACTTCACGCCGTCGCTCGCCCCGCTGGACTTCACCCAGTGGCTCGCCGGCTGGGTCGGCGCCGAGACCGACGGCACGGAACCGGAGGCCCGCCTGCGCGCCGCGGTCGCCGCCGCCGCGTACCTGCACCGCGTACGCGGCACCCGGCGCGGCCTGTCCGAGGCGGTACGCCTGGTGTTCGGCGTGACCCCGGAGATCACCGAGAGCGGCGCCGCCACCTGGGACGCCCGCCCCCTCGGCCCGGTCCCCGGCGAAGCCCGCCCACGCCTCCACGTGGCCCTGCGCCTGCCCGACCCCACCCCCGCGGACGAACACCGGCTGGACAGCCTCGTGGCCGCCGCCCGCCCCGCCCACATGCCCTACACGGTCCAGGTGACCGCCGCCGAAAGGATCCCCGAGAGATGA